A single window of Cellulomonas sp. NTE-D12 DNA harbors:
- a CDS encoding fumarylacetoacetate hydrolase family protein → MRLVTYVVDARHGARTAEQPGAVVVAPDGTDRVLDLAEATAGATLAQVLADDDALATVRSAVAAADPATLPELDRERLAPPVRPSKILCLGYNYAGHAEAGVGERPAHPNVFVKTPNVLRGPAEAVVLPRAATEPDYEGEIAVVIGRRAYQVAEADAMAHVAGYTLFDDVSDRDWQHRSSQWTLGKSIDGFGPLGPWVVTTDEVPDLGGRDVVVERNGVVTVRASTDAMVFPVAFLVHHLSQVMTLEPGDVISTGTPARSDEAQAAHTPLTDGDTVTVRVTGLGELTTTFVTAKES, encoded by the coding sequence ATGAGACTCGTGACCTACGTCGTCGACGCCCGGCACGGCGCGCGAACCGCGGAGCAACCCGGCGCCGTCGTCGTCGCGCCGGACGGGACCGACCGGGTCCTCGACCTCGCGGAGGCGACCGCCGGCGCGACGCTCGCGCAGGTGCTCGCCGACGACGACGCCCTCGCCACCGTCCGCTCCGCTGTCGCGGCCGCGGACCCCGCGACGCTGCCCGAGCTGGACCGTGAGCGCCTGGCACCGCCCGTGCGCCCCTCGAAGATCCTGTGCCTGGGCTACAACTACGCCGGGCACGCCGAGGCAGGCGTCGGAGAGCGGCCGGCGCACCCGAACGTCTTCGTCAAGACGCCGAACGTGCTGCGCGGCCCGGCGGAGGCCGTCGTGCTGCCCCGCGCGGCGACCGAGCCGGACTACGAGGGCGAGATCGCCGTCGTGATCGGCCGGCGGGCGTACCAGGTCGCCGAGGCGGACGCGATGGCGCACGTGGCCGGGTACACGCTGTTCGACGACGTGTCCGACCGCGACTGGCAGCACCGGTCCTCCCAGTGGACCCTCGGCAAGAGCATCGACGGGTTCGGCCCTCTCGGCCCCTGGGTCGTCACCACCGACGAGGTGCCGGACCTGGGCGGCCGCGACGTGGTCGTCGAGCGCAACGGTGTGGTGACCGTGCGGGCCAGCACCGACGCGATGGTGTTCCCGGTGGCGTTCCTGGTGCACCACCTGTCCCAGGTGATGACCCTCGAGCCCGGCGACGTCATCTCGACCGGCACGCCGGCCCGGTCGGACGAGGCCCAGGCCGCCCACACCCCCCTGACCGACGGGGACACGGTGACCGTCCGGGTCACCGGTCTCGGTGAGCTGACGACCACGTTCGTCACGGCGAAGGAGAGCTGA
- the kduD gene encoding 2-dehydro-3-deoxy-D-gluconate 5-dehydrogenase KduD → MILDTFRLDGRVALVTGTSRGLGQAAAVALAEAGADVALLDRTLPQETAEKITALGRRVHLVQLDLLSAKPEELDGAVQSVVDALGRIDILVNNAGIIRRAPLLEHPASDWDDVLAVNLDAVFHLSRAASRRFVAQGGGKIVNVASMLSFQGGILVPGYTASKHAVAGLTKAFANELAARGVNVNAIAPGYMATDNTAQLRADEARERAIADRIPAGRWGTPADLQGAFVFLASAASDYLNGAIIPVDGGWLVR, encoded by the coding sequence ATGATCCTCGACACGTTCCGCCTGGACGGCAGGGTCGCGCTGGTGACCGGCACGTCACGCGGACTGGGTCAGGCTGCCGCCGTGGCGCTCGCGGAGGCGGGAGCGGACGTCGCGCTCCTGGATCGCACCCTCCCGCAGGAGACCGCGGAGAAGATCACGGCTCTCGGCCGGCGCGTGCACCTGGTCCAGCTCGACCTCCTTTCCGCGAAGCCCGAGGAGCTCGACGGCGCGGTCCAGTCCGTGGTCGACGCCCTTGGCCGCATCGACATCCTGGTGAACAACGCGGGCATCATCCGGCGGGCGCCGCTGCTGGAGCACCCGGCCTCCGACTGGGACGACGTCCTGGCGGTCAACCTCGACGCGGTGTTCCACCTCTCACGGGCCGCCAGCCGCCGGTTCGTCGCGCAGGGCGGCGGGAAGATCGTCAACGTCGCCTCGATGCTGTCGTTCCAGGGCGGGATCCTGGTGCCCGGCTACACCGCCAGCAAGCACGCCGTGGCCGGCCTCACCAAGGCGTTCGCCAACGAGCTGGCGGCGCGCGGCGTGAACGTCAACGCCATCGCCCCGGGCTACATGGCCACCGACAACACCGCGCAGCTCCGGGCCGACGAGGCGCGCGAGCGCGCGATCGCCGACCGGATCCCCGCCGGCAGGTGGGGCACCCCGGCCGACCTGCAGGGGGCGTTCGTGTTCCTCGCCTCGGCCGCGTCGGACTACCTGAACGGCGCCATCATCCCGGTCGACGGCGGCTGGCTCGTCCGTTGA
- the kduI gene encoding 5-dehydro-4-deoxy-D-glucuronate isomerase, which produces MEQRYATSPDQLPGLTTDELRERFLIEQVFVPGQVTAVYTHHDRIVLGGAVPAGQRLSLPTFPELRAEYFLANRELGIVNVGGPGRVTADGEVYELTPGACLYLGRGTREVVFEDAGDGGAQLYLFSAPAHTTYPNRLALPEDGTVRELGDQATSNRRTLTQYIHENGIQSCQVVMGITRLHPGSMWNTMPAHTHDRRTECYLYVDVPADARVIHLMGEPTETRHLVVADRQAVISPSWSLHSGVGTAAYSFVWAMAGENKSFDDMDAVPPTALR; this is translated from the coding sequence ATGGAACAGCGCTACGCGACGAGCCCCGACCAGCTCCCGGGGCTCACCACCGACGAGCTGCGCGAGCGGTTCCTGATCGAGCAGGTCTTCGTCCCCGGGCAGGTCACCGCCGTCTACACCCACCACGACCGGATCGTCCTCGGCGGAGCCGTCCCGGCCGGCCAGCGGCTGTCGCTGCCGACCTTCCCCGAGCTCCGGGCCGAGTACTTCCTCGCCAACCGGGAGCTGGGCATCGTCAACGTCGGCGGACCCGGCAGGGTGACCGCCGACGGCGAGGTCTACGAGCTGACGCCGGGCGCCTGCCTCTACCTCGGCCGAGGCACCCGCGAGGTCGTGTTCGAGGACGCCGGCGACGGGGGAGCGCAGCTCTACCTGTTCAGCGCGCCGGCGCACACCACCTACCCCAACCGCCTGGCTCTGCCGGAGGACGGGACGGTGCGCGAGCTGGGCGACCAGGCCACCAGCAACCGGCGCACGCTCACCCAGTACATCCACGAGAACGGCATCCAGTCCTGCCAGGTGGTGATGGGGATCACCCGCCTGCACCCGGGCTCGATGTGGAACACCATGCCGGCGCACACCCACGACCGGCGCACCGAGTGCTACCTGTACGTCGACGTGCCCGCCGATGCGCGCGTGATCCACCTCATGGGCGAGCCGACCGAGACGCGCCACCTGGTGGTGGCCGACCGCCAGGCCGTCATCTCCCCGTCGTGGTCGCTGCACTCGGGCGTGGGCACGGCGGCCTACTCGTTCGTCTGGGCCATGGCGGGGGAGAACAAGTCCTTCGACGACATGGACGCGGTGCCGCCGACCGCCCTGCGCTGA
- a CDS encoding SIS domain-containing protein: MDRTPSAPSGTADPAPSTGPGALMRAEIAEQPGRWSDLLTTGRDALDQASALLRAARPELIVLAARGSSDHAAQYAQYLVHHRLGIPAMLATPSSISQDAGHLTYPRAVMVAVSQSGQSPDLLATVEDARAGGVPVIAVSNDASSALAGLADVHVDIGAGPERSVAATKTYTGEVLALRQLVMGASRGPELDVDGLVASASAVLAAMDEQAVAAAAALDRADRVLVVGRGLSMGSAKEGALKLMETCALAASGWSAADATHGPLGQVVEGTTVLALTAGARSRDSVLQLARAAAAQGGRVVTVLDDARLEGVADGWARGVVPRPADDLAPLLEILPIQRVALELALRRGLDPDHPRGLRKVTLTR; this comes from the coding sequence ATGGACCGCACGCCGTCAGCACCATCAGGCACCGCCGACCCGGCGCCGTCCACGGGACCGGGCGCGCTGATGCGCGCCGAGATCGCCGAGCAGCCGGGACGGTGGTCGGACCTGCTCACCACCGGGCGCGACGCCCTCGATCAGGCGAGTGCGCTGCTGCGCGCCGCGCGTCCGGAGCTGATCGTGCTCGCGGCGCGCGGGTCCAGCGACCACGCAGCCCAGTACGCGCAGTACCTGGTGCACCACCGTCTGGGCATCCCCGCGATGCTGGCGACCCCGTCGTCCATCAGCCAGGACGCCGGGCACCTCACCTACCCGCGGGCCGTGATGGTGGCGGTGTCGCAGAGCGGTCAGTCGCCGGACCTGCTGGCGACGGTGGAGGACGCGCGCGCCGGTGGCGTCCCGGTCATCGCGGTGAGCAACGACGCGTCGTCGGCGCTCGCGGGCCTGGCGGACGTGCACGTCGACATCGGCGCGGGACCGGAGCGGTCGGTGGCGGCGACGAAGACCTACACCGGCGAGGTGCTCGCGCTGCGCCAGCTGGTGATGGGAGCGAGCAGGGGGCCGGAGCTCGACGTCGACGGGCTCGTCGCCTCCGCCTCCGCCGTACTGGCAGCCATGGACGAGCAGGCGGTCGCGGCCGCGGCGGCGCTCGACCGGGCCGACCGCGTGCTGGTCGTCGGTCGCGGCCTGTCGATGGGGTCGGCCAAGGAGGGGGCGCTCAAGCTCATGGAGACCTGCGCGCTCGCGGCGTCCGGGTGGAGCGCCGCGGACGCGACCCACGGCCCGCTCGGCCAGGTGGTCGAGGGGACCACCGTCCTGGCGCTGACCGCCGGCGCGCGGTCGCGGGACTCGGTCCTGCAGCTCGCGCGAGCGGCCGCGGCGCAGGGCGGCCGCGTGGTGACGGTGCTCGACGACGCCCGCCTCGAGGGTGTCGCCGACGGCTGGGCCCGTGGCGTCGTGCCACGCCCCGCCGACGATCTGGCACCCCTGCTCGAGATCCTGCCGATCCAGCGCGTCGCCCTCGAGCTGGCCCTGCGGCGTGGGCTGGACCCGGACCACCCGCGCGGGTTGCGGAAGGTCACGCTCACCAGGTGA
- a CDS encoding transaldolase family protein, with protein sequence MAQLGPDWTDPDRTDPDRIAIDTSTPLGRMTQAFPQTALWNDSADPEQLRRSMAFGAVGATCNPVIALAAIKADLPRWTARIGELADERPTAGESEIGWRVVEELSIDAARLLEPVFEEHGGRNGRLSIQTDPRLHRDAVALAEQAGHFSGLAPNIIVKLPATAAGIEVMEEVTFRGVSINATLSFTVAQVVAVAEAVERGLARREAAGLPTEQMGPVATIMVGRLDDWLKHTAGRAGTLVSPGALDWAGVAAFKRAYAIFTERGYRTRLLSAAFRNHLHLSELVGGDVVISPPFDWQTRINANGLDLPSRIDAPVEAAIVDELRRLVPDFHRAYEPDGMTVEEFAEFGATRRTLRQFLAADAGLATLVRDVLVADPD encoded by the coding sequence ATGGCCCAGCTCGGCCCTGACTGGACCGACCCCGACCGGACAGACCCTGACCGGATCGCGATCGACACCAGCACTCCCCTGGGTCGCATGACGCAGGCGTTCCCGCAGACGGCGCTGTGGAACGACTCCGCCGACCCCGAGCAGCTGCGCCGCTCGATGGCCTTCGGTGCGGTGGGAGCCACGTGCAACCCGGTGATCGCCCTGGCCGCGATCAAGGCGGACCTGCCGCGGTGGACCGCCCGCATCGGCGAGCTCGCCGACGAACGCCCGACCGCGGGCGAGTCGGAGATCGGCTGGCGCGTCGTCGAGGAGCTCTCCATCGACGCCGCGCGCCTGCTGGAACCCGTCTTCGAGGAGCACGGGGGGCGCAACGGGCGGCTCTCGATCCAGACCGACCCGCGGCTGCACCGTGACGCCGTGGCGCTCGCCGAGCAGGCCGGCCACTTCTCCGGCCTGGCGCCCAACATCATCGTCAAGCTGCCTGCCACCGCCGCCGGCATCGAGGTGATGGAGGAGGTCACCTTCCGCGGGGTCAGCATCAACGCGACGCTCTCCTTCACCGTGGCGCAGGTGGTCGCCGTGGCGGAGGCCGTGGAGCGGGGGCTGGCGCGGCGCGAGGCCGCAGGCCTGCCGACCGAGCAGATGGGACCGGTCGCCACCATCATGGTCGGGCGGCTGGACGACTGGTTGAAGCACACAGCGGGCAGGGCGGGCACGCTCGTCAGCCCCGGAGCGCTGGACTGGGCGGGAGTGGCCGCGTTCAAGCGGGCCTACGCGATCTTCACCGAACGGGGCTACCGCACCCGGTTGCTCTCCGCCGCGTTCCGCAACCACCTGCACCTCTCCGAGCTGGTCGGCGGGGACGTCGTGATCTCCCCGCCGTTCGACTGGCAGACGCGCATCAACGCGAACGGCCTCGACCTGCCCTCGCGGATCGACGCGCCCGTGGAGGCCGCGATCGTCGACGAGCTGCGACGGCTCGTCCCGGACTTCCACCGCGCCTACGAGCCGGACGGGATGACCGTCGAGGAGTTCGCCGAGTTCGGGGCCACCCGACGCACGCTGCGGCAGTTCCTGGCCGCGGACGCCGGGCTGGCGACGCTGGTCCGCGACGTCCTGGTGGCGGACCCCGACTGA
- a CDS encoding GntR family transcriptional regulator: MPQPLRIDLDRSSPVPLYHQVAQTLQAAIDDGRLVPGELLENEISLANRLGISRPTARQALRELVDKGQLVRRRGAGTHVAPATIRRPVDLTSLYDDLSKSGKSPTTEVLEHEVVPASPEVAAALGIAEGTDVLRVRRLRRADDEPLALLTNFLPMAIAPTRAELEAEGLYDCLRARGVKPQVARQRIGARAATAAEARALDEAPRAALLTMERTAFDESGAAVEFGQHIYRASRYSFETTLFAR; this comes from the coding sequence GTGCCGCAGCCGCTGCGCATCGACCTCGACCGGAGCAGCCCGGTCCCGCTGTACCACCAGGTCGCGCAGACGCTCCAGGCCGCGATCGACGACGGCCGGCTGGTTCCCGGGGAGCTCCTCGAGAACGAGATCTCCCTGGCCAACCGGCTCGGCATCTCGCGCCCGACCGCCCGGCAGGCCCTGCGCGAGCTGGTCGACAAGGGTCAGCTCGTCCGCAGGCGAGGGGCCGGCACCCACGTCGCGCCCGCGACGATCCGCCGCCCGGTCGACCTGACCAGCCTGTACGACGACCTCTCCAAGAGCGGGAAGTCCCCGACCACCGAGGTGCTGGAGCACGAGGTGGTGCCCGCGTCACCGGAGGTGGCGGCGGCGCTGGGCATCGCCGAGGGGACCGACGTGCTGCGCGTGCGTCGGCTCCGCCGCGCCGACGACGAGCCGCTCGCCCTGCTGACGAACTTCCTGCCGATGGCCATCGCGCCTACCCGTGCCGAGCTCGAGGCCGAGGGGCTCTACGACTGCCTGCGCGCTCGCGGGGTCAAGCCGCAGGTCGCCCGCCAGCGCATCGGCGCGCGGGCCGCCACCGCCGCCGAGGCCCGGGCGCTGGACGAGGCACCCCGCGCCGCGCTGCTCACCATGGAGCGGACCGCGTTCGACGAGTCCGGTGCCGCCGTCGAGTTCGGTCAGCACATCTACCGGGCGTCGCGGTACTCGTTCGAGACCACGCTCTTCGCCCGCTGA
- the iolC gene encoding 5-dehydro-2-deoxygluconokinase, with product MAHSEPPLDVLTIGRSGVDLYPLQTGVGLEDVTTFGKFLGGSPTNVAVAAARLGHHVAVLTGVGDDPFGRFVRRAMREFGIDDSHVVVVPDLHTPVTFCEIFPPDHFPLWFYRAPTAPDLQLRPEDVPLDAVRDATLLWITATGLAEEPSRSAHLTALDARARRRFTALDLDYRPSFWPGEQSAHEAVRDVLGRVTVAVGNLEECRVAVGETDPDRAADALLDAGVELAVVKQGPGGVLGKTRGERVVVAPTPVRVVNGLGAGDGFGGALCHGLLEGWPLRRTLEFASAAGAIVASRLECSSAMPTEAEVDALIAQARAAEGDR from the coding sequence GTGGCGCACAGCGAGCCCCCGCTGGACGTCCTCACGATCGGGCGGAGCGGTGTCGACCTCTACCCGCTCCAGACCGGTGTCGGTCTGGAGGACGTCACCACCTTCGGCAAGTTCCTCGGCGGCAGCCCCACCAACGTCGCGGTCGCGGCCGCCCGCCTCGGGCACCACGTGGCCGTGCTCACGGGCGTCGGGGACGACCCGTTCGGCCGCTTCGTCCGGCGTGCGATGCGCGAGTTCGGGATCGACGACAGCCACGTCGTGGTGGTGCCCGACCTGCATACCCCGGTGACCTTCTGCGAGATCTTCCCGCCCGACCACTTCCCCCTGTGGTTCTACCGCGCGCCCACCGCGCCGGACCTGCAGCTGCGCCCGGAGGACGTCCCGCTCGACGCGGTCCGCGACGCCACGCTGCTGTGGATCACCGCGACGGGGCTGGCGGAGGAGCCCAGCCGCTCGGCGCACCTGACCGCGCTGGACGCCAGGGCCCGCCGTAGGTTCACCGCGCTCGACCTGGACTACCGCCCGTCCTTCTGGCCGGGCGAGCAGTCCGCCCACGAGGCGGTCCGCGACGTGCTCGGACGCGTCACGGTGGCGGTCGGCAACCTCGAGGAGTGCCGCGTCGCGGTCGGCGAGACCGACCCCGACCGGGCGGCCGACGCTCTGCTGGACGCCGGTGTCGAGCTCGCCGTGGTCAAGCAGGGTCCCGGCGGCGTGCTCGGCAAGACGCGCGGGGAACGGGTCGTCGTCGCGCCGACGCCGGTCCGGGTGGTGAACGGTCTGGGTGCGGGCGACGGCTTCGGCGGAGCGCTGTGCCACGGGCTGCTCGAGGGGTGGCCGCTGCGGCGCACCCTCGAGTTCGCCTCCGCCGCCGGCGCGATCGTCGCGTCCCGGCTGGAGTGCTCGAGCGCGATGCCGACCGAGGCGGAGGTCGACGCGCTGATCGCGCAGGCCCGTGCGGCGGAGGGGGACCGGTGA
- a CDS encoding deoxyribose-phosphate aldolase: MTSLDELVSVRMSDPARIAARLASRTRFAGLAPGERLLIIAADHPARGALAAGRDPAAMADRWDLLQRIVVALGRPGVHGFLGTADLVEDLTVLGALEGKLVLGSMNRGGLAGTSFELDDRFTGYDARGIAEAGLDGGKMLLRIDPDDPASVDTLEACGRAVDGLAERRLIALVEPFWSTRVDGKVRNQLDPEHVVRAIAIASGLGRTSAYTWLKLPVVADMVRVAAASTLPTLVLGGEVAEDADAALAGWAAALQQPSVRGLAIGRSLLYPAGGDVAAAVDAAVSLLGTATPSEETSTR, translated from the coding sequence GTGACGTCCCTCGACGAGCTCGTCTCGGTCCGCATGTCCGACCCGGCTCGGATCGCGGCACGTCTGGCGAGCAGGACCAGGTTCGCCGGGCTCGCGCCGGGGGAGCGGCTGCTGATCATCGCGGCCGACCACCCCGCCCGGGGTGCGCTCGCGGCGGGGCGCGACCCGGCCGCGATGGCCGACCGCTGGGACCTGCTGCAGCGGATCGTCGTCGCGCTCGGCCGGCCGGGGGTGCACGGCTTCCTGGGAACCGCGGACCTCGTCGAGGACCTCACCGTGCTCGGCGCCCTCGAGGGCAAGCTGGTGCTCGGGTCGATGAACCGCGGCGGGCTGGCGGGGACGTCCTTCGAGCTGGACGACAGGTTCACCGGCTACGACGCCCGTGGGATCGCCGAAGCCGGCCTCGACGGCGGCAAGATGCTGCTGCGGATCGACCCCGACGACCCGGCGTCGGTCGACACCCTCGAGGCGTGCGGGCGCGCCGTGGACGGCCTCGCCGAACGCCGGCTGATCGCGCTGGTGGAGCCGTTCTGGTCGACCCGCGTCGACGGGAAGGTGCGCAACCAGCTGGATCCCGAGCACGTCGTCCGCGCGATCGCCATCGCCTCGGGCCTCGGCAGGACGTCGGCGTACACCTGGCTCAAGCTGCCGGTGGTGGCCGACATGGTGCGGGTGGCGGCGGCGTCGACCCTGCCCACGCTCGTGCTGGGCGGCGAGGTCGCCGAGGACGCCGACGCCGCGCTGGCCGGCTGGGCGGCGGCCCTGCAGCAGCCGTCGGTCCGTGGCCTGGCGATCGGTCGGTCCCTGCTGTACCCCGCCGGGGGCGATGTCGCCGCCGCCGTCGACGCCGCCGTCTCCCTGCTCGGCACGGCGACCCCGTCCGAGGAGACGTCGACACGATGA
- the iolB gene encoding 5-deoxy-glucuronate isomerase — translation MTDTDRYVRRAADPSGGAPIAAVTPESAGWGYSGLEVRELGAGATWNRELAGEEAVLLPLRGGVHLLVTGPEQCEVDLAGRAGVFAGPSDFAYVPVGSRVTVTAGPGGARVALASSRAERVRPLRVVPRDEVRIDLRGAGSCSRQVNNYTIATDVEVDHLLVCEVVTPGGNWSSYPPHKHDEHSEAERVLEEIYYFEVADGPDGPGTGYHRTYGTPDRPIDVLAEVRTGDTALVPHGFHGPCMATPGYDLYYLNVMAGPSTDGRWLAVDDPAVAWVRGTWVNQAVDPRLPCSVTSPTPSPAHGVHADAPIHEDRR, via the coding sequence ATGACCGACACCGACCGTTACGTGCGCCGCGCAGCAGACCCCTCGGGCGGTGCGCCGATCGCCGCCGTCACCCCGGAGTCCGCCGGCTGGGGCTACAGCGGCCTCGAGGTGCGCGAGCTGGGCGCCGGTGCGACGTGGAACCGGGAGCTCGCCGGTGAGGAGGCGGTGCTCCTGCCGCTGCGCGGTGGTGTGCACCTGCTGGTCACCGGGCCGGAGCAGTGCGAGGTGGACCTGGCCGGCCGTGCCGGCGTCTTCGCAGGTCCGTCCGACTTCGCCTACGTCCCGGTCGGCTCGCGCGTGACCGTCACCGCAGGTCCCGGCGGGGCACGGGTCGCCCTGGCCTCGTCGCGGGCCGAGCGCGTGCGGCCGTTGCGCGTCGTGCCGCGCGACGAGGTGCGGATCGACCTGCGCGGTGCCGGGTCGTGCAGCCGCCAGGTGAACAACTACACGATCGCAACCGACGTGGAGGTGGACCACCTGCTGGTCTGCGAGGTGGTCACCCCCGGCGGGAACTGGTCGTCCTACCCGCCGCACAAGCACGACGAGCACTCCGAGGCCGAGCGGGTGCTCGAGGAGATCTACTACTTCGAGGTCGCCGACGGACCGGACGGGCCCGGGACGGGCTACCACCGCACCTACGGCACGCCCGACCGCCCGATCGACGTCCTCGCCGAGGTGCGGACCGGCGACACCGCGCTGGTGCCGCACGGCTTCCACGGTCCGTGCATGGCCACCCCCGGCTACGACCTGTACTACCTCAACGTGATGGCCGGCCCGTCCACCGACGGTCGGTGGCTGGCCGTCGACGACCCCGCGGTGGCGTGGGTCCGCGGGACCTGGGTGAACCAGGCCGTCGACCCCCGGTTGCCGTGCTCCGTCACCAGCCCCACGCCCAGCCCCGCCCACGGCGTCCATGCCGACGCCCCGATCCACGAGGACCGCCGATGA
- the iolD gene encoding 3D-(3,5/4)-trihydroxycyclohexane-1,2-dione acylhydrolase (decyclizing): MNATADPRSPRPGTVRLTVGQALVRFLAHQWSERDGHRQKLFAGCFGIFGHGNVAGLGQGLLQAHAEAADAGYGPGSPLGEHGPDELPYLLGRNEQAMVHTAVAYARTRERLQTFAVTASIGPGSTNMITGAALATVDHIPVLLLPSDVFANRVPDPVLQQLEHPLGPDVTVNDAFRPVSRFFDRIWRPEQLLASAPQAMRVLTDPAETGAVTLALPQDVQAEAFDWPEEFFADRVWYVARQRPDASAVARAAEVIRSAERPLVVAGGGVVYSGASEQLRAFAAATGIPVADTQAGKGAISWDHPQAVGGVGATGAASANALALDADVVIGIGTRYTDFTTASHTVFGNPDVRFVNLNVAAFDAAKHAATMVVADAREALVELTAALDGYRTTDAYQARAAAEVAAWQRVTDECYHLGHGPLPAQTEVFGALNELMGDDDILINAAGSMPGDLQCLWRARTPVGYHLEYGYSCMGYEVPAALGAKLARPESEVVAIVGDGGYQMMPTEIATLVSERVKVILVLLQNHGFASIGALSESRGSQRFGTRYRMRNPQTGLLDGEPVPVDLVKNAESLGARVLVAHGIDDFRRAYAEAVASDVTTVIHIETDLLGPNPPGTAWWDVPVAAVSTLASTQRARAEYDEARVPQRRYL; the protein is encoded by the coding sequence ATGAACGCGACCGCCGATCCGCGGAGCCCACGGCCTGGCACGGTCCGGCTCACCGTCGGGCAGGCACTCGTCCGCTTCCTCGCGCACCAGTGGAGCGAGCGGGACGGCCACCGCCAGAAGCTGTTCGCCGGCTGCTTCGGCATCTTCGGGCACGGCAACGTCGCCGGGCTGGGCCAGGGCCTGCTGCAGGCGCACGCCGAGGCCGCCGACGCCGGCTACGGCCCCGGTTCGCCGCTGGGTGAGCACGGGCCCGACGAGCTGCCGTACCTGCTCGGCCGCAACGAGCAGGCGATGGTGCACACCGCCGTCGCCTACGCCCGCACCCGGGAGCGCCTGCAGACGTTCGCGGTGACGGCGTCGATCGGCCCGGGCTCGACCAACATGATCACGGGTGCGGCCCTCGCCACGGTGGACCACATCCCGGTGCTGCTGCTGCCGTCGGACGTGTTCGCCAACCGGGTCCCCGACCCGGTCCTCCAGCAGCTCGAGCACCCGCTCGGCCCCGACGTCACGGTCAACGACGCGTTCCGCCCGGTCTCCCGGTTCTTCGACAGGATCTGGCGTCCCGAGCAGCTGCTCGCCTCCGCACCCCAGGCGATGCGCGTGCTCACCGACCCGGCCGAGACCGGGGCCGTCACGCTCGCGCTGCCGCAGGACGTCCAGGCGGAGGCGTTCGACTGGCCGGAGGAGTTCTTCGCCGACCGGGTCTGGTACGTCGCACGGCAACGCCCGGACGCGTCGGCGGTCGCCCGCGCCGCCGAGGTGATCAGGTCGGCGGAGCGGCCCCTGGTCGTGGCGGGCGGCGGCGTCGTCTACTCCGGCGCCTCGGAGCAGCTGCGCGCCTTCGCGGCCGCGACGGGCATCCCGGTCGCCGACACCCAGGCCGGCAAGGGCGCGATCAGCTGGGACCACCCGCAGGCGGTGGGCGGCGTCGGCGCCACCGGCGCGGCATCCGCCAACGCGCTCGCCCTCGACGCCGACGTGGTGATCGGCATCGGCACGCGGTACACCGACTTCACGACGGCCAGCCACACCGTGTTCGGCAACCCCGACGTCCGGTTCGTGAACCTCAACGTGGCGGCGTTCGACGCGGCCAAGCACGCCGCGACGATGGTCGTCGCCGACGCCCGCGAGGCGCTGGTCGAGCTGACCGCCGCCCTGGACGGCTACCGGACCACGGACGCCTACCAGGCCCGGGCCGCCGCCGAGGTGGCGGCGTGGCAGCGGGTGACCGACGAGTGCTACCACCTCGGCCACGGGCCGCTGCCGGCCCAGACCGAGGTGTTCGGCGCGCTCAACGAGCTGATGGGCGACGACGACATCCTGATCAACGCCGCCGGGTCGATGCCGGGTGACTTGCAGTGCCTGTGGCGGGCCAGGACACCGGTCGGGTACCACCTGGAGTACGGCTACTCGTGCATGGGCTACGAGGTGCCGGCCGCGCTCGGCGCCAAGCTGGCACGCCCCGAGTCCGAGGTCGTGGCGATCGTCGGCGACGGCGGCTACCAGATGATGCCGACCGAGATCGCGACGTTGGTGTCCGAGCGGGTCAAGGTGATCCTCGTCCTGCTGCAGAACCACGGCTTCGCGTCGATCGGCGCGCTGTCGGAGTCGCGCGGCTCGCAGCGGTTCGGCACCCGGTACCGGATGCGGAACCCGCAGACCGGGCTTCTCGACGGTGAGCCGGTGCCGGTGGACCTCGTCAAGAACGCCGAGAGCCTCGGCGCCCGGGTGCTCGTCGCGCACGGCATCGACGACTTCCGTCGCGCGTACGCCGAGGCCGTCGCCTCGGACGTCACCACGGTGATCCACATCGAGACCGACCTGCTCGGGCCCAACCCTCCCGGCACGGCGTGGTGGGACGTGCCGGTCGCGGCGGTCTCCACCCTGGCCAGCACGCAGCGCGCGCGGGCCGAGTACGACGAGGCGCGCGTCCCGCAACGCCGCTACCTGTGA